The Juglans microcarpa x Juglans regia isolate MS1-56 chromosome 2S, Jm3101_v1.0, whole genome shotgun sequence genome has a window encoding:
- the LOC121251738 gene encoding OBERON-like protein: MGTSSGSNIHHQSSSKMLPPRQQPRPGGLQTSLSLVSSDARLSPEEPRSNSDQIRESPTESASSRETWPTADAIMAKKMMENGKAENDCPDQSVIRRVSIADKISLRDIARERVDIISEKMHRLPDDVLEELKNGLRVILEGNGGSQQREEFSMLQKLVQSRTDLTAKTLIRAHRVQLEILVSINTGIQAFLHPSISLSQTSLIEIFVYKRCRNIVCQNQLPADDCTCDICTKRNGFCNLCMCVICNKFDFEVNTCRWIGCDLCSHWTHTDCAIRDGLICMGPSVKSGAGPSEMVFSCRACNRTSELLGWVKDVFHHCAPAWDREALMRELDFVSRIFHGSDDPRGIKLFYKCEDLKEKMKSGVESAAACRAILMFFQELEVDGPKSMENGEGGRMIAPQEACNRIAEVVQEAIRKMEMVADEKMRMFKKARMALEACDRELEDKAREVAELKLERQKKNLQVEELERIVRLKQAEADMFQLKANEAKREAERLQRIALAKSDKSEEEYASNYLKQRLNEAEAEKQYLFEKIKLQESSRASQSSGGGDSSQMLMYSKIHDLLYSAPPKADSQPNERHPFRTNS; this comes from the exons ATGGGTACATCGTCTGGTTCTAACATCCACCATCAATCTTCGTCAAAAATGCTGCCTCCACGACAGCAACCACGACCTGGAGGACTACAAACCTCATTGTCCCTTGTCTCTTCAGATGCCCGCCTCTCCCCAGAGGAGCCCAGATCAAATTCTGATCAAATTCGTGAGTCCCCTACTGAGAGTGCCAGTTCTCGAGAAACTTGGCCCACTGCTGATGCCATCATGGCAAAGAAGATGATGGAGAACGGGAAAGCTGAGAATGATTGCCCTGATCAATCGGTTATTCGCAGAGTTTCTATTGCAGATAAGATCTCCCTTCGGGACATagcaagagagagagttgatatTATCTCTGAAAAGATGCATCGTTTACCTGATGACGTTCTAGAAGAGTTGAAGAATGGACTCCGAGTTATTCTTGAAGGCAATGGTGGTTCACAGCAAAGAGAAGAATTTTCTATGTTGCAGAAACTTGTCCAGAGTAGAACTGATTTAACTGCTAAGACGTTGATTAGAGCCCACAGAGTTCAGCTTGAAATTCTTGTGTCAATAAATACTGGGATTCAGGCATTCTTGCATCCTAGTATCAGTCTCTCTCAGACTTCACTGATTGAGATCTTTGTCTACAAGAGATGCAGAAATATAGTATGCCAAAACCAGCTCCCAGCTGATGATTGTACATGTGACATATGCACTAAGAGAAATGGTTTCTGCAATCTTTGCATGTGTGTAATCTGTAACAAGTTTGATTTTGAAGTAAATACCTGCAGGTGGATTGGGTGTGACTTGTGTTCTCATTGGACTCATACAGATTGTGCTATTCGTGATGGACTCATTTGTATGGGTCCTTCGGTTAAGAGTGGAGCGGGTCCCTCTGAGATGGTTTTCAGTTGCCGGGCATGCAATCGAACATCTGAGCTTCTTGGGTGGGTTAAAGATGTTTTCCACCACTGTGCACCAGCCTGGGACCGTGAGGCTTTGATGAGGGAACTGGATTTTGTTAGTAGGATTTTTCATGGAAGTGACGACCCCCGAGGGATTAAACTCTTTTACAAGTGTGAGGatctgaaagaaaaaatgaagagtgGAGTAGAGTCAGCAGCAGCCTGCCGGgcaattttaatgtttttccaAG AGCTTGAGGTGGACGGACCAAAGAGTATGGAAAATGGGGAAGGTGGAAGGATGATAGCGCCACAGGAGGCATGCAATCGGATTGCTGAGGTGGTTCAGGAAGCCATAAGGAAGATGGAAATGGTGGCTGATGAGAAGATGAGAATGTTTAAGAAAGCCCGCATGGCTCTTGAGGCTTGTGACCGTGAGCTTGAGGACAAGGCGAGGGAAGTAGCAGAGCTGAAGCTGGAAAGGCAAAAGAAGAATCTGCAGGTAGAAGAGCTGGAGAGGATTGTGAGGCTTAAACAGGCAGAAGCTGATATGTTCCAACTCAAGGCCAATGAGGCAAAACGAGAGGCTGAGAGGCTTCAGAGGATTGCTCTTGCTAAGTCTGACAAATCAGAGGAAGAATATGCTAGCAATTACCTGAAACAACGGTTAAATGAGGCAGAAGCTGAGAAGCAGTATCTGTTTGAGAAGATTAAGCTGCAGGAGAGTTCTCGTGCATCACAGAGCAGTGGTGGGGGTGATTCTTCACAGATGCTGATGTATTCCAAAATCCACGATCTACTTTACAGTGCTCCACCAAAGGCAGACAGCCAGCCAAATGAACGTCACCCTTTCAGGACGAATTCCTGA